Sequence from the Amaranthus tricolor cultivar Red isolate AtriRed21 chromosome 16, ASM2621246v1, whole genome shotgun sequence genome:
TGTAATTGTTGTCGCaatatatttcttaaaacaaaatgtGATGTAAGATTAGACTTGCTTAAGAGTGGAATGTATGAGAAGTACACTTTTTGGGAACTTCACGGGGAAGAATTAGTTGAATCAAGTGAAGGGGATGATGTTAATGAGTCCAATGACACTGATAGTGGTTTCACAATGTTGCAAGATGCTTGTGGAGTTGGTGCTATGAATGTTGGGAGTGCTCAAGAGGCTTTAAATAATGTTGAGGAGTATGAGAAACCTAATGCAAATGCaaaaaagtttttcaaacttttagAGGAGTACCAAGAACCATTAACAATGCATGGCACAACAATGTCTAAGTTGTCatatattgttaaattattacatttaaAGGTTTTGAATAATTGGTCTGATAAGTCTTTTGATAGTTTACTCCAATTAGAACGTCAAGGCTATGGCGCTAACCTTCCAACTTCTTATTACGAGGCTAAGAAACTCATTAAAGACTTGGGgcttgattattttaagattgatGCTTGTGAAAATGATTGTATTCTTTTTTGGAAAGAGCATGAAAAATTGATTGAGTGTCCCACTTGTGGTTTATCAAGGTGGAAACAAGAAAAAGAAGGCTCTTCTAAGGGGGTAAAGGTTTCTAGAAAAGTGCTAAGATATTTTCCATTGAAGCCTAGGCTACAAAGGTTGTACATGTGTAGAAAGACATCCAAAGACATGCGTTGGCACAAAGAAAGGGATGCTACTAAAGTGAATGATTGTGATAGGATTATAGATGATGATGCCCTTTCTAGGGAAGAGGAGGATGATACCTTTTTGGAGGATGACAATGCGAGTGGGTTGGATGATACAATGAGACATCCATCTGACTCCTTTGCATGGAAATCATTTGATGAAGAATATAGTGAATTTGCTAAAGAGGTGCGAAATGTTAGACTTGGACTAGCTTGTGATGGCTTTCAGCCTTTCAATAATTCACAACATAGCATATGGCCAGTGGTTCTTATCCCTTATAATTTACCTCCTTGGTTATGCATGAAACCTTATTCATTTATGCTATCTTTACTAGTACCAGGTCCAACAAGTCCTGGAATTAATATGGACGTCTACCTCCAACCACTTATTAAGGAGTTAAAGGAGCTTTGGGAGGTTGGTGTTGAAACCTATGATGCTTACTCTAAAACAAATTTCATCTTGCGTGCATCACTACTGTGGACTATCAATGACTTTCCTGCGTATGCAGATTTGTCTGGATGGTCTACCAAAGGTTATTACGCTTGTCCATGTTGTCATAAGGAAACTAAACGGACTTCATTGATGCATAAGGGTGGTTATTTAGGGCATCGACGTTGGCTTCCAATGAATCATAAGTGGAGAAATGATGCCAATTCTTTTGACggtaaaattgaaaaaggtGTTGCACCAGTTCCATTGAGTGGGGATGATGTATTACAACATTATAGCCGATTCTCACAAGCAAAATATGGGAAGATTGTAGggaacaaaagaaaaagggatGCTTCTAATAGCTTGTTTGGGTGGAAAAAGAAAAGCATTTTCTTTAGCTTGCCTTATTGGAGGAAATTAAAAGTTCGTCATAACTTGGATGTTATGCATATTGAGAAAAATGTCTCTGATAATATCTTGGGTACTTTAATGAGCATACAAGGCAAAAACAAAGATACTTTGAAGGCTCGATTGGATTTGGTGAAGATGAGAATCAGAGATAAGTTGCATCCTAAAGTGGTTGATGGTAAGGTGCGTGTTCCTATTGCTATATATACATTGAGGTCAGATGCCAAGGTTTCCATATGTCGTATGTTTGCAAAAATGAAATCTCCCGATGGATATCTATCAAACATTTCTCGTTGTGTTAAAGATAATGGAAAAAAGATATCATGTTTGAAGAGTCATGACCATCATGTTTTTATTGAGCAGTTGCTTCCCCTTGCACTTCGTGGCTTTTCACCTAAAGAGGTTTATGACCCTTTGGTTgaactaagttttttttttcgagACCTTTGCTCTAAAAACATAAGTGTTGGTCAATTGGaagaacttgaaaaaaaaattccttaCACCTTATGCAAGTTGGAAATGATATTTCCACCGGCTTTTTTTGATGTTATGGTGCATTTAGTTGTAC
This genomic interval carries:
- the LOC130802648 gene encoding uncharacterized protein LOC130802648 — its product is MDDIIKSVKDFGVKNIDDPPSARRCCRYAALQPPLNPRQINEMILNKAWVKVKDRSSIDYVNGVDEFLNFSLSKVREDDRDSTTIRCPCNCCRNIFLKTKCDVRLDLLKSGMYEKYTFWELHGEELVESSEGDDVNESNDTDSGFTMLQDACGVGAMNVGSAQEALNNVEEYEKPNANAKKFFKLLEEYQEPLTMHGTTMSKLSYIVKLLHLKVLNNWSDKSFDSLLQLERQGYGANLPTSYYEAKKLIKDLGLDYFKIDACENDCILFWKEHEKLIECPTCGLSRWKQEKEGSSKGVKVSRKVLRYFPLKPRLQRLYMCRKTSKDMRWHKERDATKVNDCDRIIDDDALSREEEDDTFLEDDNASGLDDTMRHPSDSFAWKSFDEEYSEFAKEVRNVRLGLACDGFQPFNNSQHSIWPVVLIPYNLPPWLCMKPYSFMLSLLVPGPTSPGINMDVYLQPLIKELKELWEVGVETYDAYSKTNFILRASLLWTINDFPAYADLSGWSTKGYYACPCCHKETKRTSLMHKGGYLGHRRWLPMNHKWRNDANSFDGKIEKGVAPVPLSGDDVLQHYSRFSQAKYGKIVGNKRKRDASNSLFGWKKKSIFFSLPYWRKLKVRHNLDVMHIEKNVSDNILGTLMSIQGKNKDTLKARLDLVKMRIRDKLHPKVVDGKVRVPIAIYTLRSDAKVSICRMFAKMKSPDGYLSNISRCVKDNGKKISCLKSHDHHVFIEQLLPLALRGFSPKEVYDPLVELSFFFRDLCSKNISVGQLEELEKKIPYTLCKLEMIFPPAFFDVMVHLVVHLATEAKIAGPVRYRWMYPIERYMSDIDTKFNRKVRNDDEDIEEDTLKSNLEVFRPLGHTIGGSTPIHLDHLECDQIHFYILQNYDPLLKFVQKHKLELEKECPRNVERRHKEQFSKWIKNQVQKIYKLGRCDKDLYNLVCGPSRVVGRYTAYIVNGFRFHTSDRSENRETQNSGVMVRGDDASDKEYYGVLRDIYQMRYPGENHVFVFKCSWFDVENLGRGYKVDEHGLVSVNKNRLLKSDDVFVLESQVEQVFYIQDENNENWEFVVKAQPRDLYNMSASDLHKEGIDVDAFQQVEVEANIEAECTDCVHTNNFRVSSSLATNMFMDYKGEHEVQMVTQILEDDNFINDGEIEVFEESSEVEEEI